The following are from one region of the Leptospira andrefontaineae genome:
- a CDS encoding NTP transferase domain-containing protein — MKAFFPCAGFGTRMGEWTKNLPKPILKINNIPLIYYSLFHAKSWGITDGILNLHYFGEKIQEELKGFQDFQLHFSLETPEILGTGGGIRTGIENFWNKRDNFLVLNPDFILFPEPGFNPWPTEKDKELFDCILYLSKIPENATYRRLSLEEGHVQFAPGGYFYLGLSWMKAECLSDLEPNRPYDLADTFRKLSAQNRLGGKIFPGTFLDLGEKQFYEKYKDTDFSDRLSNEWIEFRNRIVS; from the coding sequence ATGAAAGCATTCTTTCCATGTGCAGGTTTCGGGACCAGGATGGGGGAATGGACAAAAAATCTTCCCAAACCTATTTTAAAAATAAATAATATTCCTCTTATCTATTATTCTCTATTTCATGCTAAATCCTGGGGAATAACTGACGGTATCCTAAACCTGCATTATTTCGGAGAAAAGATACAGGAAGAGTTAAAAGGTTTTCAAGACTTTCAGTTACACTTCTCCTTGGAAACCCCTGAAATTTTAGGAACTGGCGGAGGAATTCGCACAGGGATCGAAAATTTTTGGAACAAGCGAGATAACTTCTTAGTTTTAAATCCTGATTTTATCCTTTTTCCGGAGCCAGGCTTTAATCCTTGGCCGACTGAAAAAGATAAAGAGCTATTCGATTGTATATTATACTTATCTAAAATCCCAGAAAATGCAACATACAGGAGACTCAGCCTTGAAGAGGGCCATGTCCAATTTGCACCAGGTGGGTATTTTTATCTGGGACTTTCCTGGATGAAAGCAGAATGTCTGTCCGATCTGGAGCCGAACCGCCCTTACGATTTGGCAGATACGTTCCGTAAACTTTCCGCTCAAAATCGTCTCGGCGGAAAAATTTTCCCGGGAACATTTTTGGATCTGGGAGAAAAACAGTTTTATGAGAAATACAAAGATACTGATTTTTCAGACAGACTTTCAAACGAATGGATAGAATTTAGAAATAGAATTGTTTCTTAA